Genomic window (Candidatus Methylacidiphilales bacterium):
AGGCTTTCAGTTCCAACACCAATGCCTCCTGATAAACCGCCTCCAAAAATCCGCACCCCAACTCCTGATGCACTTCGATTGCCGCGCCAATGATGGCGTAAGTCCGAGGGTCTCGCTTATCTGTTTCCATAAATCTGTGTAATCTGCAAATCTGCGGATCAAACCACCCATCGCCCGTCGCGCAGTTCCATCGTACGCGGCAGGCTCCCGGCCAGTTCAAGCGAGTGCGTGACGAGCACGAGAGCGACACCTTCCTCCTTGTTCAGTTCAAGCAACAACTGCCCGAGGTTTACGGCGGCTGCGTGATCAAGCGAACCGGTCGGTTCGTCGGCCAGCAACAGTTTTGGCTGGTTGATCAAGGCGCGCACGACAGCAACACGCTGGCATTCGCCGCCGGAAAGTTGCCCTGGGCGATGGTTGAGCCGTTGTCTAAGGCCGACCCGCTCCAACAACCGCTCTGCGCGGGTGTAGTCGGCATCAGTGGTCCGTCCGGTCAAGGTTGGGATCAGCACGTTTTCCAACACGGTGCATTGCGGGAGCAGGTGGTGGAGTTGAAAGATGAAACCAATCTCCCGGTTGCGGATCGCGGCCAGTTCCCTTTCGGTCAGGCCACCGAGGTCACGCCCATTGAGACGCACGGTGCCGGTGCTGGGAAGGTCAAGCGCGCCCATGATATTGAGCAAGGTGCTCTTGCCCGAGCCGCTTGGGCCGATAATCGCCACCGGCTCACCGGCAGCGAGTTTGAAATCGACATCGCGAAGTACTTCCACCTCGGCGCCGCCGTCGGGTGCGGCGTATGTTTTTGAGACATGAGCAAATTCAAGT
Coding sequences:
- a CDS encoding ABC transporter ATP-binding protein is translated as MLLEFAHVSKTYAAPDGGAEVEVLRDVDFKLAAGEPVAIIGPSGSGKSTLLNIMGALDLPSTGTVRLNGRDLGGLTERELAAIRNREIGFIFQLHHLLPQCTVLENVLIPTLTGRTTDADYTRAERLLERVGLRQRLNHRPGQLSGGECQRVAVVRALINQPKLLLADEPTGSLDHAAAVNLGQLLLELNKEEGVALVLVTHSLELAGSLPRTMELRDGRWVV